DNA from Streptomyces sp. Edi4:
ATGGGCCCGCCGCTGCCGGGCGGTGGATAGGTCGGCGCGTTGGCCTCGAAGTGTCTGACCGCCGCCTTCACGGCACCGGGAATCGCCTTGCTGAAGGCTTCCAGGCTGGGCAGTCCCGCGCTCGGCGTGCGGTGCCCGTCGCTCTCGTCCGCCCGGGGGGCCAGCACGGCGTCGGTCTCCCGCGCCAGGTCGTCGGCGCGGGCGTGCTCCTGGGGGTCGGCCGCGTTGCCGGGGATCATGACGCTGATCCAGGGCCTGCGGGTCGCGCACAGCCGCTCCACCAGCTCGCGTCTGCGCCGCGCGTCGAGGGCCCAGCGATCCAGCAGCAGCAGCCCGGGACCGGGGGACGCGGAGGCCAGCAACCGCTGCGGCTCGGCCTCGAAGTCGCTGAGGTGCACGGCGTAGTTCAGATTGCGTACGACGTCGACGGTGTGGTCGGCGAGGGGGCGTGAGGAGACCGGATGGTAGGGGTTCCAGTCCAGGGCCTCGCTTCCGTAGCAGTCCGGGCCGCGCCCGGCGGGCAGGGTCGAGCGGGAGCAGGCGAGGACGGAGACCTCCATGTCGCGTGCGGGTCCGCCGGTGGGACCGAAGGCGGGCGGCACCTTGGCGTAATCCAGATGCGGGTCGCCGGGTTGCAGCTCGGACTGCTGGGCCACGTTCACGATGCGTTTGGCGAGCCGGTAGACGGCGCGCTCGTACTGGTCGCGCAGGTAGTTGAGCTTGATGAGGCCGTAGAAGCCCTCGTCGGCGTACTCCTCGCCGAAGGTGGCGTGGTTGAACTGGAGCCGTTCGGCGGGCTGGGGCAGTTGCCTGGCGGGCACCGGAACCCACAGCGCGGGCACGACGCCGGTCACCGGGTTGCTGTTGTTGTAGCTGTTACGGGTGTTCTGTGCGGCGGCCCGGCTGGAGAAGGCGAACCATTCGCGGCCGCACTGCTCGCTGAGGAAATACCTCGGTGAATACAGCGGAACGAACACCTTGCAGAAGGCCAGCGCCTCCGAGAGCCGTTCCTGCCACCCCTCTCCCGGCTGCATCTGCTGGTCCATGAAGCCGGCGCTGCCGGCCGGAAGGGGCGTCAGCTGCATCACATGCGCGCAGAGGTCCCGGAAGAAGCGCTGGACCCAGAGGTTGGGGTCCTTGTCCTTGGGGTCGCTCTTGGGCGTGTGCGCGTAGCTGAGGAAGAAGTAGGGCTTCTGCCCGTCGTCACCGGCCCCCACTGATCCGTGCACCACTGTCTCCCCCGGTCCAAGTGGATGGGTCCTCAGTGTAGGAACGGAAGATTCTCCGGCGGAACAGAACGAACAAACCCAGTAGGGCGGCGCCGCGCGGAACTTCGATCAGATCATGACCGAAATCATGCGCCGCACCGCGAGTCGATCAATCAAAAGGTGGGTGAATTCCCGCGATTCGCGCGGGAATTCACTCAGCTCGTTCCTTCGAGGCGGGCCGTCCACTCGGCGCGGTGGCGCCGCGCGGACCGGTCGGCGGCCGCGCGCGCCGCCGCCGTGACGGGCTCGTCCAGCCAGCCCCCCACGGTCTCGCCCATGCTCGTGACGAACTCCCGCCCCAGGTCGCTGAGGGAGCCGGAGCCAAGCAGCTCCTCGACCGCCCGCGCCGTCTGCACACGCCAACGGGCGAACTCGGCCTCGGCGGCGACGCGTTCGGCCGCCCCGGCCGCCCGCACGCGGCGCACTCGCCAGAAGTCGGTTACCGCGATGTGCGCGTACGTCCCCTGCAACAGGCCCGCCAGGGGGCGCGGGTCGGGGCGCCAGGGGGCGTAGTACAGGGCGCGGTCCGCCGGGTCGTACAGGTCGACGGCGTCGAGAACGGCGGCGAGCTTCACATGCTGGAACTCGTGCACGATGAGCAGGGCCAGCTGGTCGGGCGATGAGGGCCTGGCCGCGCCGATCGCGCCCCACGCCTCCTTGCAGGCGGCGCTGACATTGCTGCCGTCCGGCGCGTGCAGGGGGGTGATCAGACGCAGGCCCGCGGCCACGCCGTCGGCGTAGGCGGGCAGTTCGCGCCGGATGAGCGCCCAGGCGCCTGCGAGGTCGTCGGCCCACCGCTTGGCCTCGTCGGCCGCCGTCCGCCGGGCGACGGGCCACCTGTGGCAGTCCCGCAGCGGGTCGGTGTCCTCGATGGCGACGCTCCAGCCCTGCCCCTCGAAGAGGCGTACGGGCTGCCAGTGCGGGACGGGACCGTCCAGGCCCTCGTGCCAGCCGATGTCGAGCCGCCGGGCACCGGCGCACACCGTGAACCCCTCGGGTCCCGCGCTCACTTCGGCCAGGTCCGCCCCTTCGCCGAGGTGGACGCTGCCCAGTCCCGGCAGGCGCAGCACGCCGTCGCGCGGGGCGAGGCGCACGCCGCGGTCGAGTCTGGCGCGCAGCACGGTGGCCGCCGCGATCTCGGCGAGACCCTGGGCCGGCGCCGCTCGGCCCTCGAGCACGCTCAGCGCCCACGGCCGGGTGTAGGGGTGGGCGAGGACCGTGTCGAGCGCGGCGGGCACCTCGGCGTCCAGATCGGTCAGGAGCTCCCAGGCCGCCGCGCCCTCGCGGTCGGAGAGCGCGACGCGGCCGCTGACGGCGGCGAGCAGTTCCTGGTTGATCTCCAGCTGGGCGGCGGCCAGCCGCGCGATGGTGTCCGCGCCACCGAAACCGGCGGCGAGGTCGTCGAAGTCGCCCCGCGACATGGTTAGTTCCGCGGCGGGGGCGCGCGGCGGCGCGGGCACGGCCGCCTCGCGGTCCCTGATGGTGGTGATGAGCGCGAGGAGGTCGGGGCAGAACACGGACGGGTTGTCGAAGCCGTTTCGGGTGCGGTAGCGGTGGGCGTAGAGGCCGCCGCCGCAGGAGGCCACGACGGGGCACGCCCGGCACTGCGCGCACAACTGCTCGATGCCCTGCTGGCGGGCGAGCATGCCGGGGTGGCGCAGGACGTCGTCGAGCGAGTGCGTGAAGACGTCCATGCCGGTGGCCGGGGCGCCGTCGTAGGACGTCTTGAGGCTGTCGGCCTGTTCGAAGGTGCCGTCGGTCTCGATCACCACGAGGTCGGCGGGGGCGAGCCCGAGCGATTCGGTGAGGCTGCTCTCGCCCCGCAGGGTGCGCAGTACGGAGTCGAAGACGCGGACCGGGACGGTGCGTCCCGCCGCGTCCCAGCGCCGGTAGACGGCGTCCAGCCAGTCGGCGTACGGGGTGGCGGCGCCCCGGGGGCGGGGCGGCGGGGTGTCCCAGGTGGCGTGCGGCAGCAGGAAGTCGATTTGGGGCGGGGCGAGTTCGACGAGCGCGTCGTACACCGCGACCGGGTCGTTCTCGATGTCGATGGTGCACAGCAGGCCCGCGAACAGGGGGCGGTAGCGCGGGCGGCTGAGCAGCTGGACGGCGCGGATGACCTTGTCATGGCTGCTGCGGCCGTCGGCGTAGCGGCGGTGGCGGTCGTTGGAGACCTTGTCGCCGTCGAGCGACACCCCGATCCTGACACCGAGTTCGAGGAACAGCTCGCAGAACTTCTCATCCAGGAGGACCCCGTTGGTGTGCATGCGCAGATCGAGCGCGCTCACCCCGCGCAGGGCCCGCCGCAGCTCCTCGGCGGCCCGCCGCAGCCGGTCGGGGCCGGCGAGCAGTGGTTCGCCGCCGTGCAGAACGACGTGGACGGTGGCGAGCCGGTGGCGCCGGGCGTGCTCGGCGATGCGGTCCGCCACCCGGGTGAGGATGGCGGCGGAGACGGCCATGGGCCGTCCGCGCCAGCTCGTGTCCGCGTGTTCGTAGACGTAGCAGTGATCACACGCCAGGTCGCAGCGGCTGTGCACTTTCAGGACGAACTGCGACAGAGCGGGCTGGGTCGGCCGGTCCCGGTCCATGGAGAGTGTCGGTCCGCTCGTCAGAGTGCCGACTGGAAGGCCGAGACGCCGGGCACCCCGGGGGCGGCGCCGGTCGTCAGCACCCGGGTCAGGCTCGCGGGGGCGAGGCCGGCGCTCTGCGCCGCGGCCCGCCGCGTCAGCGGCAGCCGCCGGCCGGCGGGCCGGTGCGGGGCGGGGCCGGGCCGTTGGGCCGCCGAGACGAGAGCTTCCACGTGAGCGCCTTTCGGATGGGAGCACCGTTCGCGCAACGGGTGCTCAGCGGGTGCTGTGGGGTCGCTGCGCGAAACGCGGCTCGTGGGACGGTGTGGGCCTGGGGGGCGTCGCGCGACGCGACCGGGCGCCGCGCCCGTGGGCGCTCACGCGCCACGGGCGACCGGTCCGGCCACGGCCGCCCCCTGGGACAGCCCAACGGCCCCGACCCGTGCCCGGGTTCGGCGTCGGCGCCCAAACCACCCGCATGAGTGGTTTCGGCACAGAGGGAAACAAAGGGAAGCGGCTCGCTCCGCACCCCCAGCCGCGGGAGCGACGATAGTCACCCTCCACCAGGAGCGGGGCCGATTACCAGATACGGGCGGGAAATCATCCCAAACGTGCGGGTGAACCGGACGAAGTGCGTACGTGGATGGTCACCGGGCGCGCCCCGCCTGCCTTTTCGCGTACGCCGCTCACCCGTTCAGCGTTCAGCGTTCATAGGGGACCGATACCGCCATCGTCATCTCGACCGGCTCGGGGCCCTCATTGCCGTAGGTGTGCGCCGTGTTGGCCTCGAACGAGGCCGAATGCCCGGCCGGGATGCGGTGGTCGACGCCGTCCACCCGCAGGGTGAGCGTGCCGCGCGTGACATGGATGAGCTCGATGGTGCCGCCCGGGTGGGGGTCGGAGGGGCTGGCGTCGCCGGGCTCCAGGTGCCAGTGCCACAATTCGAGCGGGCCGGGCGCCTCGGTACCGGCGAGCAGCACACTGTGGCTGCCCCGCTCGCTCGACCAGAGCCGGACGGCCTGTTCGGGCGGGACGACGCGCACGGTGGGGCCGCTCTCGTAGTCGAGCAGGGTGGTGATGCTCACGCCGAGCGCGTCACCGATCTTGACCACGGTGCCCACGCTGGGGTTGGTCCTGGCCTGCTCGATCTGGATGAGCATGCCGCGGCTGACTCCGGCGCGGGCCGCGAGCGCGTCCAGCGTGAAGCCGCGCTCGGTGCGCCAGCGCTTGACGCTGCGGGCCAGTGACTGGGTCAGCAGTTCGAGGTCCGACACATTCCGTCCAAGGGGTGGGCCCGGGAAGGCCGTCCAGTACCGCGATGACGGAGTCCAATATATTGCACCACGCTCCGGTGCGGCCGCCGTCCCGCGACGACCACTCCTGGTGCCGCCCGCCCCTCAGGCCTC
Protein-coding regions in this window:
- a CDS encoding TIR-like protein FxsC, translated to MHGSVGAGDDGQKPYFFLSYAHTPKSDPKDKDPNLWVQRFFRDLCAHVMQLTPLPAGSAGFMDQQMQPGEGWQERLSEALAFCKVFVPLYSPRYFLSEQCGREWFAFSSRAAAQNTRNSYNNSNPVTGVVPALWVPVPARQLPQPAERLQFNHATFGEEYADEGFYGLIKLNYLRDQYERAVYRLAKRIVNVAQQSELQPGDPHLDYAKVPPAFGPTGGPARDMEVSVLACSRSTLPAGRGPDCYGSEALDWNPYHPVSSRPLADHTVDVVRNLNYAVHLSDFEAEPQRLLASASPGPGLLLLDRWALDARRRRELVERLCATRRPWISVMIPGNAADPQEHARADDLARETDAVLAPRADESDGHRTPSAGLPSLEAFSKAIPGAVKAAVRHFEANAPTYPPPGSGGPMPRVLPGGIGYGVNAFGGRGHSADQDKNHADKAEGSSDD
- a CDS encoding FxsB family cyclophane-forming radical SAM/SPASM peptide maturase, whose translation is MDRDRPTQPALSQFVLKVHSRCDLACDHCYVYEHADTSWRGRPMAVSAAILTRVADRIAEHARRHRLATVHVVLHGGEPLLAGPDRLRRAAEELRRALRGVSALDLRMHTNGVLLDEKFCELFLELGVRIGVSLDGDKVSNDRHRRYADGRSSHDKVIRAVQLLSRPRYRPLFAGLLCTIDIENDPVAVYDALVELAPPQIDFLLPHATWDTPPPRPRGAATPYADWLDAVYRRWDAAGRTVPVRVFDSVLRTLRGESSLTESLGLAPADLVVIETDGTFEQADSLKTSYDGAPATGMDVFTHSLDDVLRHPGMLARQQGIEQLCAQCRACPVVASCGGGLYAHRYRTRNGFDNPSVFCPDLLALITTIRDREAAVPAPPRAPAAELTMSRGDFDDLAAGFGGADTIARLAAAQLEINQELLAAVSGRVALSDREGAAAWELLTDLDAEVPAALDTVLAHPYTRPWALSVLEGRAAPAQGLAEIAAATVLRARLDRGVRLAPRDGVLRLPGLGSVHLGEGADLAEVSAGPEGFTVCAGARRLDIGWHEGLDGPVPHWQPVRLFEGQGWSVAIEDTDPLRDCHRWPVARRTAADEAKRWADDLAGAWALIRRELPAYADGVAAGLRLITPLHAPDGSNVSAACKEAWGAIGAARPSSPDQLALLIVHEFQHVKLAAVLDAVDLYDPADRALYYAPWRPDPRPLAGLLQGTYAHIAVTDFWRVRRVRAAGAAERVAAEAEFARWRVQTARAVEELLGSGSLSDLGREFVTSMGETVGGWLDEPVTAAARAAADRSARRHRAEWTARLEGTS
- a CDS encoding XRE family transcriptional regulator produces the protein MSDLELLTQSLARSVKRWRTERGFTLDALAARAGVSRGMLIQIEQARTNPSVGTVVKIGDALGVSITTLLDYESGPTVRVVPPEQAVRLWSSERGSHSVLLAGTEAPGPLELWHWHLEPGDASPSDPHPGGTIELIHVTRGTLTLRVDGVDHRIPAGHSASFEANTAHTYGNEGPEPVEMTMAVSVPYER